Proteins encoded within one genomic window of Candidatus Thiodiazotropha endoloripes:
- a CDS encoding acetyltransferase, giving the protein MFLMQKNSERLVEVLSLTDLFNPNHSEIVGRFHAGEEMQDAEKFIKAQMQFPSGEPLPQCWLDSGYRHH; this is encoded by the coding sequence ATGTTTCTAATGCAGAAAAACAGTGAAAGATTGGTTGAAGTGCTTAGCCTGACTGACCTGTTCAATCCCAACCACAGTGAAATCGTCGGACGTTTTCATGCCGGTGAAGAGATGCAGGATGCAGAGAAGTTTATTAAAGCACAGATGCAGTTTCCATCCGGTGAGCCTCTGCCTCAGTGCTGGCTGGATTCGGGTTACCGTCATCATTAA
- a CDS encoding fumarate hydratase, which produces MTQIRQDDFIQNVADAIQFISYYHPVDFLKALGEAWEKEQSPAAKDAMAQILVNSRMCAEGRRPVCQDTGMVVVFLKIGMDVTWDSSMSVNEMVNEGVRHGYAHPDNVLRFSMVNDPLGARKNTGDNTPAIVHTELVRGDKVEIKIAAKGGGSENKSRFKVLNPSGSLVDWVIEELPKMGAGWCPPGMLGIGVGGSAEKAMLLAKEALMEPIDIHELVARGPQNRKDELRLELFEKVNALGIGAQGLGGLTTVLDVKISDFPTHAASLPVAMIPNCAATRHVEFTLDGSGPAQLTPPLASDWPAVTWEASPEARRVNLDQVTREEIASWKPGELILLNGKLLTGRDAAHKRIADLIEKGEALPNNVDFTNRFIYYVGPVDPVRDEVVGPAGPTTATRMDKFSETMLGQAGLLGMVGKAERGPTALEAIKKHKAVYLMAVGGAAYLVSKAIRSSKVLAFEDLGMEAIREFEVVDFPVTVAVDSQGISVHQTGPAEWRGKIGKIPVVTE; this is translated from the coding sequence ATGACACAAATTCGCCAGGATGATTTCATCCAAAACGTTGCAGACGCCATTCAGTTCATCTCTTACTACCACCCTGTCGATTTTCTCAAGGCCCTGGGTGAGGCCTGGGAAAAGGAGCAGAGCCCGGCGGCCAAAGACGCCATGGCCCAGATACTGGTCAACTCCCGGATGTGTGCCGAAGGCCGTCGTCCGGTCTGTCAGGACACCGGTATGGTGGTGGTGTTTCTGAAAATCGGCATGGATGTCACCTGGGACAGCAGCATGAGTGTTAATGAGATGGTCAACGAAGGGGTACGCCATGGCTATGCCCACCCTGACAATGTACTCAGATTCTCGATGGTCAACGATCCTCTCGGGGCACGCAAGAACACCGGTGACAACACGCCTGCCATTGTCCACACTGAATTGGTGCGGGGCGACAAAGTGGAGATTAAGATCGCCGCCAAAGGGGGTGGTTCTGAAAACAAATCCCGCTTTAAAGTGTTAAACCCTTCCGGCTCCCTGGTGGACTGGGTAATTGAGGAACTGCCGAAAATGGGTGCTGGATGGTGCCCCCCAGGCATGCTCGGCATCGGCGTCGGTGGCAGTGCCGAAAAGGCCATGCTGCTGGCTAAAGAGGCCTTGATGGAGCCCATCGATATTCATGAACTGGTTGCCCGAGGGCCACAGAACCGTAAGGATGAACTGCGCCTGGAGCTATTCGAGAAAGTGAACGCCCTGGGTATCGGGGCTCAGGGACTTGGCGGACTGACAACCGTTCTGGATGTAAAGATCAGTGATTTTCCAACCCATGCCGCATCGCTGCCGGTGGCGATGATTCCCAATTGCGCCGCAACCCGGCATGTGGAGTTTACCCTCGACGGCAGCGGTCCGGCCCAACTCACCCCACCCCTGGCCAGTGACTGGCCGGCAGTTACCTGGGAGGCCTCACCCGAAGCACGACGGGTCAATCTGGATCAGGTCACCAGAGAGGAGATCGCCAGTTGGAAGCCGGGGGAATTGATCCTGTTGAACGGCAAGCTGCTGACCGGACGGGATGCTGCCCACAAAAGGATTGCCGACTTGATTGAAAAGGGCGAGGCGCTGCCGAACAATGTGGACTTCACCAATCGTTTTATCTACTACGTAGGGCCGGTTGATCCGGTGCGCGATGAGGTGGTCGGACCGGCAGGTCCAACCACAGCAACCCGCATGGACAAATTCAGTGAAACCATGCTTGGCCAGGCGGGACTGCTTGGCATGGTCGGCAAAGCCGAGCGTGGCCCCACGGCATTGGAAGCGATCAAAAAACATAAAGCGGTCTATTTGATGGCAGTCGGCGGTGCCGCCTATTTGGTCTCCAAAGCAATCCGCAGTTCAAAAGTGCTTGCCTTCGAGGACCTGGGCATGGAGGCGATCCGGGAGTTTGAAGTGGTGGATTTCCCGGTAACCGTTGCGGTCGACAGCCAGGGGATCTCAGTTCACCAGACAGGTCCTGCCGAATGGCGGGGCAAGATCGGGAAAATACCAGTCGTTACGGAGTAG
- a CDS encoding oxidoreductase has product MNSYRAFRINFRNSEHSAGIEELLLDSPEKGEVLIRVRYSSINYKDALAGTGKGKILRHFPLTGGIDAAGEVAESNDRRFKEGDQVVVTGYEMSATADGGYAEYLRVPADWVIPLPEGLTLEQSMALGTAGFTAALALHRMEINGQQPDMGPILVTGATGGVGCIAVNIFDGEGFEVHAVTGKQEQQSYLEHLGAQEVLGRDKIPPAHHALERAHWGGAVDNVGGAMLSSIACKIKPWGNIASIGLAGGHQLNTTVMPFILRGVSLLGIDSAGCPYPLRTEIWQRLATDLKPRHLDDIVQQKINLEQLPDTFEQMLSGEIFGRTLVEV; this is encoded by the coding sequence ATGAACTCATATCGAGCGTTCCGGATAAATTTTAGAAACTCAGAGCACTCTGCCGGTATCGAAGAACTATTACTGGATTCGCCGGAAAAAGGCGAGGTGTTGATCAGAGTACGCTACTCCAGCATCAACTATAAGGATGCCCTGGCAGGCACCGGCAAAGGCAAGATCCTCAGACACTTCCCGCTGACCGGCGGAATCGATGCCGCCGGTGAAGTGGCAGAGAGTAATGACCGGCGATTCAAAGAGGGGGATCAGGTTGTCGTCACCGGTTACGAAATGTCTGCCACTGCAGATGGTGGTTATGCCGAGTATCTCAGAGTACCGGCAGATTGGGTGATCCCTCTACCGGAAGGCCTCACCCTGGAACAATCGATGGCTCTAGGTACTGCAGGTTTTACCGCCGCACTGGCGCTACATCGCATGGAGATCAATGGCCAGCAACCCGATATGGGGCCGATACTGGTGACCGGCGCAACCGGCGGGGTTGGCTGTATCGCGGTTAACATCTTTGACGGTGAGGGCTTTGAAGTTCACGCAGTCACCGGCAAGCAGGAGCAGCAGAGTTATCTCGAGCACCTGGGTGCCCAGGAGGTACTGGGTCGTGACAAGATCCCCCCCGCCCACCATGCTCTCGAACGGGCACACTGGGGTGGCGCCGTGGACAATGTGGGTGGCGCTATGCTTTCCAGCATCGCCTGCAAGATCAAACCCTGGGGTAATATCGCCTCGATCGGCCTGGCCGGCGGCCATCAGCTGAATACCACGGTGATGCCCTTCATCCTCAGGGGTGTGAGTCTGCTGGGCATCGATTCCGCAGGCTGTCCATACCCGCTCCGCACTGAGATATGGCAACGCCTGGCGACCGACCTGAAACCCAGACACCTGGATGATATCGTGCAACAGAAAATCAACCTGGAGCAGTTACCCGATACCTTCGAACAAATGCTCTCCGGCGAAATTTTCGGGCGCACACTGGTTGAGGTTTAA
- the glgC gene encoding glucose-1-phosphate adenylyltransferase codes for MLNDSEKTTRSDLMLDKTLTVILAGGHGSRLKPLTLERTKPAVPFGGQYRIIDFTLVNCLHSGLRQVLVLTQYKSHSLQKHLRDGWSLFNPELGEYITAVPPQMRTGGSWYDGTADAVYQNLYMLKRSGAERVLILSGDHIYRMDYAPLLAFHEEHSSGVTLASMEVPLSEAGQFGVMGVDQQGRVTSFEEKPKNPEPCQPGGENALVSMGIYVFSLDRLISILEEDHLLSDSGHDFGFDILPKLFAENEVYAYRFGGKAGRVSRDRYWRDVGNLDSYYEANMQLLDPQPALDLYQPEWPIRTHHSQYPPARTVPGISGSEGIFINSIVANGVLIVGGSVQHSILFPNVRIGDEAVIHNSILFEGVEVGDGAELDNCIVDKGVVIPPGERIGFDKAQDAARFSISEKGIVVVPKGYQF; via the coding sequence GTGTTAAACGATAGCGAAAAAACAACACGGAGCGATCTGATGCTTGATAAAACATTGACAGTCATTCTTGCGGGAGGCCATGGTTCCCGTCTGAAGCCACTGACCCTGGAGAGAACCAAACCGGCGGTCCCGTTCGGCGGTCAATATCGGATTATCGATTTCACCCTGGTGAACTGTCTCCATTCAGGCCTCAGGCAGGTACTTGTGTTGACCCAATACAAATCCCACTCACTGCAGAAACATCTCAGAGATGGGTGGTCGCTGTTCAATCCCGAGCTGGGTGAATACATCACAGCGGTTCCGCCGCAGATGAGAACCGGAGGCAGTTGGTATGACGGAACCGCGGATGCGGTCTATCAGAATCTCTATATGCTGAAGCGAAGTGGTGCTGAGCGGGTGCTGATCCTCTCCGGCGACCATATCTACCGCATGGACTACGCGCCGTTGTTGGCGTTTCATGAAGAGCACAGTTCCGGTGTGACCCTGGCGAGTATGGAAGTGCCCCTCAGTGAAGCGGGCCAGTTCGGTGTGATGGGTGTGGATCAGCAGGGTCGGGTAACCTCTTTTGAAGAGAAACCGAAAAACCCAGAACCCTGTCAGCCGGGAGGCGAGAATGCACTGGTCTCTATGGGCATCTATGTGTTCTCCCTGGATCGACTGATTTCGATCCTTGAGGAGGATCATCTGTTGTCGGATTCAGGGCACGATTTTGGCTTTGATATACTGCCGAAACTGTTCGCCGAGAATGAGGTATATGCCTATCGCTTCGGTGGCAAGGCGGGGCGTGTCAGTCGTGATCGCTATTGGCGCGATGTAGGTAATCTGGACAGTTACTATGAGGCGAATATGCAACTGCTCGATCCTCAGCCTGCGCTGGATCTCTATCAGCCTGAATGGCCGATTCGAACCCACCATTCTCAATACCCTCCAGCGCGTACAGTACCCGGAATATCCGGCAGTGAAGGGATTTTCATCAATTCAATCGTTGCCAACGGGGTATTGATTGTCGGTGGGAGTGTGCAGCACTCGATTCTGTTTCCCAATGTACGCATCGGAGACGAAGCGGTGATTCACAACTCGATCCTGTTTGAAGGGGTAGAGGTTGGTGATGGAGCGGAATTGGATAACTGCATTGTCGACAAGGGGGTTGTCATTCCACCGGGTGAGCGCATCGGCTTCGACAAGGCTCAGGATGCGGCGCGTTTTTCCATATCCGAGAAAGGTATTGTGGTGGTGCCTAAGGGGTATCAGTTTTAG